In Amycolatopsis solani, a single window of DNA contains:
- a CDS encoding nuclear transport factor 2 family protein, protein MSSFRKAVEARDPDAMAATLAENVVFRSPVAFKPYPGKAITAAILRGVLRVFEDFRYVRELSGGEGRDHALVFEARIGDVRVEGCDFLHLDADGLIDEFTVMVRPLSAAQALAEAMAAQFGQIQREALN, encoded by the coding sequence ATGAGCAGCTTCCGCAAGGCCGTCGAGGCCCGCGACCCCGACGCCATGGCCGCGACGCTCGCGGAGAACGTCGTGTTCCGCAGCCCGGTGGCCTTCAAGCCCTACCCCGGCAAGGCGATCACGGCCGCGATCCTGCGCGGCGTCCTGCGCGTCTTCGAAGACTTCCGGTACGTGCGCGAGCTGAGCGGCGGCGAAGGCCGCGACCACGCCCTCGTCTTCGAGGCCCGGATCGGCGACGTGCGGGTCGAGGGCTGCGACTTCCTGCACCTGGACGCCGACGGCCTGATCGACGAGTTCACCGTGATGGTCCGCCCGCTGTCGGCGGCCCAGGCGCTGGCCGAAGCGATGGCGGCGCAGTTCGGGCAGATCCAGCGGGAAGCACTCAACTAA
- a CDS encoding PadR family transcriptional regulator → MALRHALMAALLEGEASGYDLAKGFDASVANFWAATPQQLYRELDRMAADGLVSARVVHQERRPDKRLFSLTEEGYRSLHEFTARPPRPGVIRDELMVQVQALDVGDEAAVRTALEERMARAEAKIARYERLRARLLDGRFEDDYLAEAARIGPYLTLMRGLAFEHENLRWCDQSLKILQRRAAERAGPEQVAADQPGPSARERG, encoded by the coding sequence ATGGCACTGCGCCACGCGCTGATGGCGGCGCTGCTCGAAGGCGAGGCGTCGGGCTACGACCTGGCGAAGGGCTTCGACGCCTCGGTCGCGAACTTCTGGGCGGCCACCCCGCAGCAGCTCTACCGCGAACTCGACCGCATGGCGGCGGACGGCCTGGTCTCGGCGCGAGTCGTCCACCAGGAGCGGCGGCCGGACAAGCGCTTGTTTTCCCTGACGGAGGAGGGCTACCGGTCCCTGCACGAGTTCACGGCACGCCCGCCCCGGCCGGGGGTGATCCGCGACGAGCTGATGGTGCAGGTCCAGGCACTCGACGTGGGTGACGAGGCCGCGGTGCGCACCGCGCTCGAGGAGCGGATGGCGCGCGCGGAGGCGAAGATCGCCCGGTACGAGCGGCTGCGCGCACGCCTGCTGGACGGCCGCTTCGAGGACGACTACCTGGCCGAGGCGGCGCGGATCGGCCCGTACTTGACGCTGATGCGCGGCCTGGCGTTCGAGCACGAGAACCTCCGCTGGTGCGACCAGTCCCTGAAGATCCTGCAGCGCCGGGCAGCCGAGCGCGCGGGGCCCGAGCAGGTTGCGGCCGACCAGCCGGGCCCGAGCGCGCGTGAGCGGGGGTAG
- a CDS encoding response regulator — protein MTVKVVLLEDEELVRSGIRMILESADDLEVVAEDTDGSRAVELTDRYRPDVVLTDVQMPKVGGLEVVKRLAGHPAAPAVVVLTTFDVDEYVYTALRHGAAGFLLKDTPPRELVTAVRVAARGEAMLSPKITKRLLTDFASGGGRTRARARLSVLTPREHDVAVHIGRGLSNAEIAKALVVSESTVKVHIGRIMAKLEAANRTQVAILAHDAGVS, from the coding sequence GTGACGGTCAAGGTCGTGCTGCTGGAGGACGAGGAACTGGTCCGCAGCGGCATCCGGATGATCCTCGAGTCGGCCGACGACCTCGAAGTGGTCGCGGAGGACACCGACGGCTCGCGCGCGGTCGAGCTGACCGACCGCTACCGGCCGGATGTCGTGCTCACCGACGTCCAGATGCCGAAGGTCGGCGGCCTCGAGGTGGTCAAGCGCCTGGCCGGCCACCCGGCGGCCCCGGCGGTGGTGGTGCTGACGACGTTCGACGTCGACGAGTACGTCTACACGGCGTTGCGCCACGGCGCGGCGGGCTTCCTGCTCAAGGACACCCCACCCCGCGAACTGGTGACCGCGGTCCGCGTGGCAGCGCGCGGCGAGGCGATGTTGTCCCCGAAGATCACCAAGCGTCTGCTGACGGACTTCGCCTCGGGCGGCGGCCGCACCCGGGCCCGCGCCCGCCTGTCGGTGCTGACGCCGCGCGAGCACGACGTGGCCGTCCACATCGGACGCGGCCTGAGCAACGCGGAGATCGCGAAGGCTCTGGTGGTGAGCGAGTCGACGGTGAAAGTCCACATCGGACGCATCATGGCCAAGCTGGAGGCGGCGAACCGCACCCAGGTCGCGATCCTGGCCCACGACGCCGGCGTGAGCTGA
- a CDS encoding sensor histidine kinase produces the protein MRRALTWWDGRAVLLALDVAVAAAVIAVTLAGGDPRDPHPALYVPAVIVSGLALLVRRRWPFLVLLVAVACMPAGVTLLPLMVAQYSVAVRYGVSVVTGLAVVVAGIAGNVVPVLRAPASFTLVVTVLGFFVLGPVLAGLWMHQRAALLAVLRERADEAERTRTLLADQAVFAERRRIAREMHDVVAHRVTAVALQAGALSLRAPDEKTEQAAETIRATSATALDELRGILRVLRDDAVEAPGAGVLASLEDLVEEVTATGARVELALPDPLPAVPDQVGRAVYRVVQEALTNAGKHAPHAAVEVRLDVTGDCLAVEVTNRLTPHGSAVPGSGYGLVGMRERVELAGGDLRTGPTGDGRFRVLAGFPVGGETE, from the coding sequence ATGAGGCGAGCGCTGACGTGGTGGGACGGGCGTGCCGTCCTGCTCGCGCTCGACGTCGCGGTGGCGGCGGCGGTCATCGCGGTGACCCTGGCCGGCGGCGACCCGCGTGACCCGCACCCGGCGCTCTACGTCCCGGCGGTGATCGTCTCGGGGCTCGCGCTGCTGGTCCGGCGCCGCTGGCCGTTCCTGGTGCTGCTGGTCGCGGTGGCGTGCATGCCCGCCGGGGTGACGCTGCTGCCGCTGATGGTGGCGCAGTACTCGGTCGCGGTCCGGTACGGCGTGAGCGTCGTGACCGGGCTGGCGGTCGTCGTCGCCGGGATCGCCGGGAACGTCGTGCCGGTGCTGCGGGCGCCGGCGAGCTTCACCCTGGTGGTGACCGTGCTGGGCTTCTTCGTGCTCGGCCCGGTGCTGGCCGGGCTGTGGATGCACCAGCGGGCCGCGCTGCTGGCGGTGCTGCGCGAGCGGGCCGACGAGGCCGAGCGCACCCGGACGCTGCTGGCCGACCAGGCGGTCTTCGCCGAACGGCGGCGGATCGCACGGGAGATGCACGACGTCGTCGCCCACCGCGTGACGGCGGTCGCGCTGCAGGCGGGCGCGCTGTCGCTGCGGGCCCCGGACGAGAAGACCGAACAGGCCGCCGAGACGATCCGGGCCACCAGCGCGACCGCGCTCGACGAGCTGCGGGGCATCCTGCGCGTGCTGCGCGACGACGCCGTGGAAGCGCCCGGTGCCGGGGTCCTCGCGTCGCTGGAAGACCTGGTGGAAGAGGTCACCGCGACCGGTGCGCGGGTCGAGCTGGCGCTGCCGGACCCGTTGCCGGCGGTGCCGGACCAGGTCGGCCGCGCCGTCTACCGGGTCGTCCAGGAAGCACTGACCAACGCGGGCAAGCACGCCCCGCACGCGGCGGTCGAGGTCCGGCTGGACGTCACCGGCGACTGCCTCGCGGTGGAGGTGACCAACCGGCTGACCCCGCACGGCAGCGCCGTCCCGGGGTCCGGCTACGGCCTGGTGGGCATGCGCGAACGGGTGGAACTGGCGGGCGGCGACCTGCGCACGGGCCCGACCGGCGACGGCCGGTTCCGGGTGCTGGCCGGGTTCCCGGTCGGAGGGGAGACGGAGTGA
- a CDS encoding ABC transporter ATP-binding protein: MIVAEGLTKTYRGGTGVSGLSFRVRPGVVTGFLGPNGAGKSTTIRLMLGLTRGAGRTTFGGRDYAHVPGPLRTVGVLTDAAAVHPARTAAAHLRMVAAGGGLPARRVREVLAAVGLESVANRPAGRFSLGMKQRLGLATALLGDPEYLILDEPATGLDPEGVRWIRDLLRRLAGEGRTILASSHLLAEMSLLADDLIVIGAGRLVSAGPLDDFVREHARADVVVRVEHPSVLLVALARDGLRVRQEAASELVVETADTGRVAAVAARAGVAVRELFVRRSGLEDAFLAATAAAVRHRGVAT; this comes from the coding sequence ATGATCGTCGCGGAGGGGCTCACCAAGACCTACCGCGGCGGCACCGGTGTCTCGGGGCTGTCGTTCCGGGTGCGGCCCGGTGTCGTCACCGGTTTCCTCGGCCCGAACGGCGCCGGCAAGTCGACGACCATCCGGCTGATGCTCGGGCTCACCCGCGGCGCGGGCCGGACCACGTTCGGCGGGCGGGACTACGCGCACGTCCCCGGTCCACTGCGGACGGTCGGCGTGCTCACCGACGCCGCGGCGGTGCACCCGGCGCGGACCGCCGCCGCGCACCTGAGGATGGTCGCCGCGGGCGGCGGCCTGCCGGCGCGGCGGGTGCGGGAGGTCCTGGCGGCCGTCGGGCTCGAGTCCGTCGCGAACCGGCCCGCCGGCCGGTTCAGCCTCGGCATGAAGCAGCGGCTCGGCCTGGCCACCGCGCTGCTCGGCGACCCGGAGTACCTGATCCTCGACGAGCCGGCCACCGGCCTCGACCCCGAGGGCGTGCGGTGGATCCGCGACCTGCTGCGCCGGCTGGCGGGGGAGGGCCGCACGATCCTCGCGTCGTCGCACCTGCTCGCGGAGATGTCTCTGCTCGCCGACGACCTGATCGTCATCGGCGCCGGGCGCCTCGTCTCGGCCGGGCCACTGGACGACTTCGTCCGCGAGCACGCCCGCGCCGACGTCGTGGTGCGCGTCGAGCACCCGAGCGTGCTGCTGGTGGCACTGGCCCGCGACGGCCTGCGCGTCCGCCAGGAGGCGGCGAGCGAACTGGTCGTGGAGACGGCCGACACCGGGCGGGTGGCCGCGGTCGCCGCGCGGGCCGGGGTCGCGGTTCGGGAGCTGTTCGTCCGGCGGAGCGGCTTGGAGGACGCCTTCCTGGCCGCGACCGCGGCCGCCGTCCGGCACCGGGGGGTGGCGACGTGA
- a CDS encoding PLD nuclease N-terminal domain-containing protein, producing the protein MHSADLVQGHEQTWSWLLLGLTAAVVLAFVVLFLSALISILGSRLTGGMKLVWVIFAFCAPFLGSLLWFAVGRRDAYLPVRR; encoded by the coding sequence ATGCACTCCGCCGACCTGGTCCAAGGCCACGAACAAACCTGGTCGTGGCTCCTGCTCGGCCTCACCGCCGCTGTCGTGCTGGCCTTCGTCGTTCTGTTCCTGTCGGCGCTCATCAGCATCCTGGGCTCGCGGTTGACCGGCGGCATGAAACTCGTCTGGGTGATTTTCGCCTTTTGCGCGCCTTTCCTGGGCAGCCTGCTGTGGTTCGCGGTCGGCCGCCGCGACGCCTACCTCCCCGTCCGCCGATGA
- a CDS encoding IclR family transcriptional regulator, whose amino-acid sequence MTKPTRSTDTRADQADIQAVSRVSQILSLFDPATPEVTAAEVAERLGLNRTTAYRYCTSLVAAGLLERSNEGGYAPGGLLLQLGAFAIGHRRVVNLAPRHMQALSRATQTSVVLSLWGLTGPVVSRVEENVSTIVVVSVRVGSHLPLDTAQSKVFLAYHADQLSMERLIGTLSGTARDELRADVDRVRAVGHCSAMSTPGIVAVAAPVFDEYGICATIAIVGPDNTLAMGDDTPELRVVVDTARELTAELGGHYRPDDIQRAV is encoded by the coding sequence GTGACCAAACCGACGCGGTCCACGGACACCCGCGCCGACCAGGCGGACATCCAGGCCGTGAGCCGGGTCAGCCAGATCCTGTCCCTCTTCGATCCGGCGACCCCCGAGGTCACCGCGGCCGAGGTCGCCGAGCGCCTCGGCCTCAACCGCACGACGGCGTACCGCTACTGCACTTCCCTGGTCGCGGCCGGGCTCCTGGAGCGCAGCAACGAAGGCGGCTACGCGCCGGGCGGCCTGTTGCTGCAGCTGGGCGCGTTCGCGATCGGCCACCGCCGGGTGGTGAACCTGGCCCCGCGGCACATGCAGGCACTTTCGCGCGCCACGCAGACGAGCGTGGTGCTGAGCCTGTGGGGGCTCACCGGTCCGGTGGTGTCCCGGGTCGAAGAGAACGTGTCGACGATCGTGGTGGTGTCCGTGCGCGTCGGCAGCCACCTGCCGCTGGACACCGCGCAGAGCAAGGTTTTCCTGGCCTACCACGCCGACCAGCTGTCGATGGAACGGCTGATCGGCACCCTGTCCGGCACCGCGCGCGACGAGCTGCGCGCCGACGTCGACCGGGTGCGCGCGGTCGGGCACTGCTCGGCGATGAGCACGCCGGGGATAGTGGCCGTGGCGGCGCCGGTCTTCGACGAATACGGGATCTGCGCGACGATCGCCATCGTGGGCCCGGACAACACGCTGGCGATGGGCGACGACACGCCCGAGCTGCGCGTGGTGGTCGACACCGCGCGGGAACTCACCGCCGAGCTGGGCGGGCACTACCGCCCGGACGACATCCAGCGCGCGGTGTAG
- a CDS encoding dihydroorotate dehydrogenase, with amino-acid sequence MDRVDVAGLATANPVWVGSSELTMTLDGITACVDAGAGAVVAKSVNESAAARRQLDIAGYAFVAPGGEVRPPGEAGPGDGLLNRSGLAQVDLDDWLATLAAAVAHGAPRDCPVLGSITLGDPAAAARIGHALASIVPAVELNVGAPHGREARAVRQLTEVDGVADAVRTVRAAVGVPLFVKLPGQASDVVALARAARSAGADAVGLVGRYPGFLPDLDGGAVLGSWGAWSSPGCLPMSLYWVGKAFQRLDVPLIGTNGARTAADVLRFLAAGARAVEVVTALWIGGPAVLRELVDGVAGVGADFVGSALAGTREYADVPPPPAPAWLPYTARWMSSGR; translated from the coding sequence GTGGATCGGGTGGACGTCGCGGGCCTGGCCACCGCCAACCCGGTGTGGGTCGGCTCCTCCGAGCTGACCATGACCCTCGACGGGATCACCGCGTGCGTCGACGCGGGCGCCGGGGCGGTGGTGGCCAAGTCGGTCAACGAAAGCGCCGCCGCCCGGCGCCAGCTGGACATCGCCGGCTACGCCTTCGTGGCCCCTGGCGGCGAAGTGCGGCCGCCGGGGGAAGCCGGGCCCGGTGACGGGCTGCTCAACCGCTCCGGGCTCGCGCAGGTGGACCTGGACGACTGGCTCGCCACCCTGGCCGCGGCGGTCGCCCACGGCGCTCCCCGGGACTGCCCGGTGCTCGGCAGCATCACCCTGGGCGACCCGGCCGCGGCCGCGCGGATCGGGCACGCGCTGGCTTCGATCGTCCCGGCGGTCGAGCTGAACGTCGGCGCACCGCACGGGCGCGAGGCGCGCGCGGTGCGGCAGCTGACCGAAGTGGACGGTGTGGCCGACGCGGTCCGGACCGTCCGGGCCGCCGTCGGCGTCCCTCTCTTCGTGAAGCTGCCGGGCCAGGCGTCCGACGTCGTCGCGCTGGCCCGCGCGGCCCGGTCGGCGGGCGCGGACGCGGTCGGGCTGGTCGGCCGCTACCCGGGTTTCCTGCCCGACCTCGACGGCGGCGCGGTGCTGGGGTCGTGGGGCGCGTGGAGTTCGCCCGGCTGCCTGCCGATGAGCCTTTACTGGGTGGGCAAGGCGTTCCAGCGGCTCGACGTGCCGCTGATCGGCACGAACGGCGCCCGCACGGCCGCGGACGTCCTGCGCTTCCTCGCCGCCGGTGCGCGCGCGGTCGAAGTCGTGACGGCGCTGTGGATCGGCGGCCCCGCTGTGCTCCGCGAGCTGGTCGACGGCGTTGCCGGGGTGGGCGCGGACTTCGTCGGCAGCGCGCTGGCCGGGACGCGGGAGTACGCGGACGTGCCGCCGCCACCCGCGCCGGCGTGGTTGCCCTACACCGCGCGCTGGATGTCGTCCGGGCGGTAG
- a CDS encoding MFS transporter, which yields MSTPPSAAETAARPGSPHGPDPAKVRAAVRGGTLAYFVDQFDIYLPIVVLAPATAYFQAANISASTTALLASLVFASTLIGRPLGAIIFGHFADTVGRKRTTLVAVGGFGTITLLTACLPGHETIGVWSVGLLIALRFVDGIFLGGEYTTAVPLAMEWSPKHKRGLYASIITSTSPAAYAVIAAITLLMLQLLPAAGLHSAYVQWGWRIPFFVGALLAAVLFRYYLKQVHEPPAQLTGEKHKLPFVRLLRKYPRALGQVFILMTGTWLATNMEAAVTPAQLKAHLELSSKEVTLTMLVINASAALSYPLFGMLSQRIGRRRFYIGYGFSMVVLGAGSYTLLMASNGGFGAALGFGVLIGVFTVGTFGPIAAYLTERFPASIRSTGYGVGYSLALIAPAFYQFYLQQFDGFMPAHLAPGVLIVLAGLLISLGGFLGPETKDVDMADDSTIPKLS from the coding sequence ATGTCCACACCGCCCAGCGCCGCGGAGACGGCCGCGCGACCCGGTTCCCCGCACGGCCCGGACCCCGCCAAGGTGCGCGCCGCGGTGCGCGGCGGGACGCTCGCCTACTTCGTCGACCAGTTCGACATCTACCTGCCGATCGTCGTGCTGGCGCCGGCGACCGCGTACTTCCAGGCGGCGAACATCAGTGCGAGCACGACGGCGCTGCTCGCGTCGCTGGTGTTCGCCTCGACGCTGATCGGCCGCCCGCTCGGCGCGATCATCTTCGGCCACTTCGCCGACACGGTCGGGCGCAAGCGCACGACGCTGGTCGCGGTGGGCGGCTTCGGCACCATCACGCTGCTGACCGCGTGCCTGCCCGGCCACGAGACGATCGGGGTGTGGTCGGTCGGCCTGCTGATCGCCCTGCGCTTCGTCGACGGGATCTTCCTCGGCGGCGAGTACACGACCGCGGTGCCGCTGGCGATGGAGTGGAGCCCGAAGCACAAACGTGGGCTCTACGCCTCGATCATCACCTCGACCTCACCTGCCGCGTACGCGGTGATCGCCGCCATCACGCTGCTGATGCTGCAGCTGCTGCCCGCCGCCGGCCTGCACAGCGCGTACGTGCAGTGGGGCTGGCGCATCCCGTTCTTCGTCGGCGCGCTGCTGGCCGCGGTGCTGTTCCGCTACTACCTCAAGCAGGTCCACGAGCCCCCGGCCCAGCTGACCGGGGAGAAGCACAAGCTCCCGTTCGTCCGGCTGCTGCGGAAGTACCCGCGGGCGCTGGGCCAGGTCTTCATCCTGATGACCGGCACCTGGCTCGCGACCAACATGGAAGCGGCCGTGACGCCGGCGCAGCTGAAGGCACACCTCGAACTGTCCAGCAAAGAGGTCACGCTGACGATGCTGGTGATCAACGCGTCCGCGGCGCTTTCCTACCCGCTGTTCGGCATGCTGTCCCAGCGCATCGGCCGCCGCCGGTTCTACATCGGCTACGGCTTCTCGATGGTCGTGCTCGGCGCGGGGTCCTACACGCTCCTGATGGCGTCGAACGGCGGCTTCGGCGCGGCGCTCGGCTTCGGCGTGCTCATCGGGGTGTTCACCGTCGGCACCTTCGGCCCGATCGCGGCCTACCTGACCGAGCGGTTCCCGGCGAGCATCCGGTCGACCGGCTACGGCGTCGGCTACAGCCTCGCGCTCATCGCGCCCGCGTTCTACCAGTTCTACCTGCAGCAGTTCGACGGCTTCATGCCCGCGCACCTCGCGCCGGGCGTGCTGATCGTGCTCGCCGGCCTGCTGATCAGCCTGGGCGGCTTCCTCGGCCCGGAGACCAAGGACGTCGACATGGCCGACGACAGCACGATCCCGAAACTGTCCTGA
- a CDS encoding DUF6282 family protein, translating to MSPAIAAVLDGLVDMHVHSGPSPFPRRFDHVEAAQDGARIGMRAMVAKSHHHNTQMDILAMKGRLEGVKAQAFGGIALNSTVGGLNVHAVRMTLRMGGKVVWFPTISSGRHIDCHPEDGAFPTTTVPLTLERIDIVDGEGALKPEALEILDEIKEQQAVLNGGHMYPEYIKTLFQEAHERGMKRMVVSHPDFVIGADPAVCRELIELGAFIEHEVGMYDPEGTQKWDPKNLLTWIEALGPEHTVLASDFGQKANPKPVDAWLRVSEALLDLGLPEKDLRRMVRDNPAYLLNLDA from the coding sequence ATGAGCCCCGCCATCGCCGCCGTCCTGGACGGCCTGGTCGACATGCACGTCCACTCCGGCCCCAGCCCCTTCCCGCGGCGCTTCGACCACGTCGAAGCCGCGCAGGACGGCGCCCGGATCGGGATGCGCGCCATGGTCGCGAAGTCCCACCACCACAACACCCAGATGGACATCCTCGCGATGAAGGGCCGGCTCGAAGGCGTCAAGGCGCAGGCGTTCGGCGGGATCGCGCTGAACAGCACCGTCGGCGGCCTCAACGTCCACGCCGTGCGGATGACCCTGCGCATGGGCGGCAAGGTCGTCTGGTTCCCGACCATCTCCTCCGGCCGGCACATCGACTGCCACCCCGAGGACGGTGCCTTCCCGACCACCACCGTCCCGCTGACGCTGGAGCGCATCGACATCGTCGACGGCGAAGGCGCGCTCAAGCCCGAGGCGCTCGAGATCCTCGACGAGATCAAGGAGCAGCAGGCCGTCCTCAACGGCGGCCACATGTACCCCGAGTACATCAAGACGCTGTTCCAGGAGGCGCACGAGCGCGGCATGAAGCGGATGGTCGTCAGCCACCCCGACTTCGTGATCGGCGCCGACCCCGCCGTGTGCCGCGAGCTGATCGAGCTCGGCGCGTTCATCGAGCACGAGGTCGGCATGTACGACCCCGAAGGCACCCAGAAGTGGGACCCGAAGAACCTGCTGACCTGGATCGAGGCGCTCGGCCCGGAGCACACCGTGCTGGCGTCGGACTTCGGCCAGAAGGCCAACCCGAAGCCGGTCGACGCGTGGCTGCGCGTCAGCGAAGCGCTGCTCGACCTCGGCCTGCCGGAGAAGGACCTGCGGCGGATGGTCCGCGACAACCCGGCCTACCTGCTGAACCTCGACGCCTGA
- a CDS encoding HpcH/HpaI aldolase family protein, which translates to MGTWLKIASTEPAEIMAFAGFDFVVVDLEHAPLDLVTAYRLINTAAALGMTPIVRVPDKTPSTIQKILDAGAMGILVPHVDTVEEAAAVGRACRFPPHGVRGAGGTSRAGAWGLRANPEYLATGNDDVLCIPQLESVEAIKAAPEMLALDTVDAVFVGAADLSMSMGSTPASPDVLDLIASAIAAAHDAGKKCGLAFGGVPDKAAQAVRDGCDFVLLSNDTTMLAEAARGLVTAFRDATS; encoded by the coding sequence GTGGGTACGTGGCTGAAGATCGCCTCGACCGAGCCGGCCGAGATCATGGCGTTCGCCGGGTTCGACTTCGTGGTCGTCGACCTGGAACACGCGCCGCTGGACCTGGTGACGGCGTACCGGCTGATCAACACCGCCGCGGCGCTGGGCATGACGCCGATCGTGCGGGTGCCGGACAAGACGCCGTCGACGATCCAGAAGATCCTCGACGCGGGTGCGATGGGCATCCTCGTCCCGCACGTCGACACGGTCGAAGAGGCGGCCGCGGTCGGGCGCGCGTGCCGGTTCCCGCCGCACGGCGTCCGCGGCGCGGGCGGCACCAGCCGCGCCGGGGCGTGGGGACTTCGCGCGAACCCCGAATACCTGGCGACCGGCAACGACGACGTCCTCTGCATCCCGCAGCTGGAAAGCGTCGAGGCGATCAAGGCCGCGCCGGAGATGCTGGCATTGGACACCGTGGACGCCGTGTTCGTCGGCGCGGCGGACCTGTCGATGTCGATGGGATCGACGCCCGCGTCGCCGGACGTGCTCGACCTGATCGCCTCGGCCATCGCGGCCGCGCACGACGCCGGGAAGAAGTGCGGGCTGGCGTTCGGCGGGGTCCCGGACAAGGCCGCTCAGGCGGTGCGGGACGGCTGCGACTTCGTCCTGCTCAGCAACGACACCACGATGCTGGCCGAAGCCGCGCGCGGGCTCGTCACCGCGTTCCGGGACGCGACTTCATGA
- a CDS encoding LLM class flavin-dependent oxidoreductase encodes MTLSLPRTALSIAELDDLGHDGVVRFVRTLEDYGHRMVWIPEVTGREAFTTASLVLASTSSLIVGNGVARALERVPKSAGSAARDLAAGYPGRYVLGLGVSGAVRERGVGPLPFLRDYLDGVDKVASGVPRVLGAYSAGITRLAAERADGLITFLVTPEHTRWARETIGDLFLSVVQWAVVGRSRAEAREAARQRLAYYLTLPHQIAKLTRLGFTEADLAPPGSDRLVDALVACGTPSQVREAVQAQYDAGATQVALTLVGPLDDVKLDAYRALAEEEI; translated from the coding sequence ATGACGTTGTCCCTGCCGCGCACGGCGTTGTCGATCGCCGAACTGGACGACCTCGGCCACGACGGGGTCGTGCGGTTCGTGCGGACGCTCGAGGACTACGGGCACCGGATGGTGTGGATCCCCGAAGTCACCGGGCGCGAGGCGTTCACGACAGCTTCGCTCGTCCTGGCGTCGACGTCGAGCCTGATCGTCGGCAACGGCGTCGCCCGGGCGCTGGAGCGCGTCCCGAAGTCCGCGGGGTCGGCGGCGCGGGACTTGGCCGCCGGCTACCCCGGGCGGTACGTGCTGGGGCTCGGGGTCAGTGGCGCGGTCCGCGAACGCGGGGTCGGACCGCTGCCGTTCCTGCGTGACTACCTCGACGGCGTCGACAAGGTGGCGTCCGGGGTGCCGCGGGTCCTCGGGGCGTACTCGGCCGGGATCACCCGGCTCGCGGCCGAGCGGGCCGACGGGCTGATCACGTTCCTGGTCACGCCCGAGCACACCCGCTGGGCGCGCGAGACGATCGGGGACCTGTTCCTGTCCGTCGTCCAGTGGGCGGTCGTGGGCCGCTCGCGCGCCGAGGCCCGCGAAGCCGCGCGGCAGCGGCTGGCCTACTACCTGACCCTCCCCCACCAGATCGCGAAGCTGACCCGGCTGGGGTTCACCGAGGCCGACCTCGCGCCGCCGGGATCCGACCGGCTCGTCGACGCGCTCGTCGCCTGCGGCACGCCGTCGCAGGTGCGCGAGGCGGTCCAGGCCCAGTACGACGCGGGCGCCACGCAGGTCGCGCTGACCCTCGTGGGCCCGCTCGACGACGTCAAGCTCGACGCCTACCGCGCACTCGCCGAAGAGGAGATCTGA
- a CDS encoding 3-keto-5-aminohexanoate cleavage protein, with protein MRPAEKVIITTAITGSVNIPSQSPYLPLSADEVADAALEAIEAGSAVVHLHAREPDGRPTADPAVFEKIVGRITAQTDAVVNITTGGASSMTMDERLAAARQLKPELASMNMGSMNFVYSGIADKVTEWKHDWEKPYVRNTYSHPFVNTFDRIEDTLRTLGEAGTRFEYECYDIGHLYSLAYFAELGLAKPPLLIQGVFGVLGGIGADHANLEHMVRIADKLFGDDYQFSAFAAGRDQLAFGTHSAWLGGHVRVGLEDSLWIGKGKLARSNAEQVRKIRAVVEDLGKPIATPADARAMLALRGGAA; from the coding sequence ATGCGCCCGGCCGAGAAAGTCATCATCACCACCGCCATCACCGGCTCGGTGAACATCCCTTCGCAGAGCCCGTACCTGCCGTTGTCCGCCGACGAAGTGGCCGACGCGGCTTTGGAGGCCATCGAAGCCGGGTCCGCCGTCGTGCACCTGCACGCCCGCGAACCGGACGGGCGGCCCACTGCGGACCCGGCGGTCTTCGAGAAGATCGTCGGGCGGATCACCGCGCAGACCGACGCCGTCGTCAACATCACCACCGGCGGGGCGTCGTCGATGACGATGGACGAACGGCTCGCGGCGGCGCGGCAGCTGAAGCCGGAGCTCGCGTCGATGAACATGGGGTCGATGAACTTCGTCTACTCCGGCATCGCGGACAAGGTGACGGAGTGGAAGCACGACTGGGAAAAGCCCTACGTGCGCAACACTTACTCCCACCCGTTCGTGAACACCTTCGACCGGATCGAGGACACGCTGCGGACGCTCGGCGAAGCCGGCACGCGGTTCGAGTACGAGTGCTACGACATCGGGCACCTGTACTCGCTGGCGTACTTCGCGGAACTGGGCCTGGCGAAACCGCCGCTGCTGATCCAAGGCGTGTTCGGGGTGCTCGGCGGGATCGGTGCGGACCACGCGAACCTGGAGCACATGGTGCGGATCGCCGACAAGCTCTTCGGCGACGACTACCAGTTCTCGGCCTTCGCGGCCGGGCGCGACCAGCTGGCGTTCGGCACGCACAGCGCGTGGCTCGGCGGGCACGTGCGGGTCGGGCTGGAGGACAGCCTGTGGATCGGCAAGGGGAAGCTCGCGCGGAGCAACGCCGAGCAGGTCCGCAAGATCCGGGCCGTGGTGGAGGATCTCGGCAAACCGATCGCGACCCCGGCGGACGCCCGGGCGATGCTGGCACTGCGAGGAGGAGCGGCATGA